Proteins encoded by one window of Desulfomicrobium macestii:
- the coxB gene encoding cytochrome c oxidase subunit II, with protein sequence MIPPITKVAAQVDQVFLLIFGVSTVILIAITALMVWFVIRYHHSRHPKAADIRGNLLAEVIWTVIPSILVMGMFYYGWASFKALRSVPADAMRVQVTARMWSWVFEYENGKRASTLYVPLDRAVRLDMTSVDVIHSFFVPAFRIKMDTVPGMQTHAWFQAQRGGSYDILCAEYCGLRHANMLSTVEVMDPDDFRTWYESTAAGDEAAIGLLESYGCTACHSLDGSEEMGPTLLNIYGAQRRVIDANGTREAFVDEAYLRRAIIEPDAELVEGFEGMPSYKEEMPDQDLDAIIKYLTGGAKRDLDRGRQLMEAEGCLSCHSTDGSEIAGPTLKNIVGREVELADGSRTAADDEYLIEAIIDPEKFIVVGYDPIMPSYEHLTEDELQAMVDYMHALSENND encoded by the coding sequence ATGATCCCGCCCATCACCAAGGTCGCGGCCCAGGTCGATCAGGTCTTCCTGCTTATTTTCGGAGTATCGACCGTCATATTGATTGCCATCACGGCGCTCATGGTCTGGTTCGTCATCCGCTACCACCACTCCCGTCATCCCAAGGCGGCGGACATTCGCGGCAACCTCCTGGCGGAGGTCATCTGGACGGTCATCCCGAGCATTCTGGTCATGGGCATGTTCTACTACGGCTGGGCCAGTTTCAAGGCGCTGCGTTCCGTTCCCGCCGACGCCATGCGCGTGCAGGTCACGGCGCGCATGTGGTCCTGGGTGTTCGAGTACGAGAACGGCAAGCGCGCCAGCACCCTCTATGTGCCCCTGGACCGGGCCGTGCGCCTGGACATGACCTCCGTGGACGTCATCCACAGCTTCTTCGTGCCCGCTTTTCGCATCAAGATGGACACCGTACCCGGCATGCAGACCCATGCCTGGTTCCAGGCCCAGCGCGGGGGCAGCTACGACATCCTGTGCGCCGAATACTGCGGTCTCAGGCACGCCAATATGCTTTCCACCGTCGAGGTCATGGACCCTGACGATTTCAGGACCTGGTACGAAAGTACGGCCGCAGGGGACGAGGCCGCCATCGGGCTTCTGGAGTCGTACGGTTGCACTGCCTGCCACTCCCTGGACGGGTCGGAGGAAATGGGGCCGACGCTTCTGAACATCTACGGGGCGCAGCGGCGGGTCATCGACGCAAACGGCACGCGGGAGGCCTTCGTGGACGAGGCCTACCTGCGCCGCGCCATCATCGAGCCGGACGCGGAGCTGGTGGAGGGCTTCGAGGGAATGCCTTCCTACAAGGAGGAGATGCCGGACCAGGATCTGGATGCCATCATTAAATATCTGACGGGCGGAGCGAAGCGCGATCTTGATCGAGGAAGACAGCTGATGGAGGCCGAAGGGTGCCTCAGCTGCCATTCCACGGACGGTTCGGAGATAGCCGGGCCGACGCTCAAGAACATCGTCGGGCGCGAGGTCGAATTGGCAGACGGTTCGCGGACGGCGGCCGATGATGAGTATCTGATCGAAGCCATCATTGATCCGGAGAAATTCATTGTCGTCGGGTACGATCCCATCATGCCGTCCTACGAACACCTGACCGAAGACGAGCTGCAGGCCATGGTCGACTACATGCACGCCTTGAGCGAGAACAATGATTAG
- a CDS encoding UbiA family prenyltransferase, which translates to MIRDIPSLTRPGISLAVGLSALAGYVMAAGALSGGGALFAGTFALSAAVSVLNQIQERGRDARMERTRNRPLASGRMSVVQGCLIFALLLALSATLLWSLLSWRALPVLLVVLGLYNGLYTLMKPVTGWAMIPGAACGALPFWIGWVAGGGRPVLHRTGLFLRFLFRLADASFLDAGRSQCR; encoded by the coding sequence ATGATTAGGGACATTCCCTCGCTGACACGGCCCGGCATCTCCCTGGCTGTCGGGCTGTCGGCCCTGGCCGGATATGTCATGGCCGCCGGCGCGCTGTCCGGCGGCGGGGCGCTTTTTGCCGGGACGTTCGCCCTGAGCGCGGCGGTTTCGGTTCTGAATCAGATCCAGGAGCGAGGCCGCGATGCACGCATGGAACGGACCAGGAACCGTCCGCTGGCAAGCGGAAGAATGAGCGTAGTGCAGGGTTGCCTGATATTTGCATTACTGCTTGCGCTGTCGGCCACGCTGCTTTGGTCGCTTCTTTCCTGGCGTGCCCTACCTGTCCTGCTGGTGGTTCTTGGCCTGTACAATGGCCTCTACACCCTGATGAAGCCCGTCACGGGCTGGGCCATGATCCCCGGTGCGGCCTGCGGCGCGCTGCCTTTCTGGATCGGCTGGGTGGCCGGGGGGGGGCGGCCTGTCCTACATCGAACCGGCCTATTTCTTCGTTTTTTATTTCGTTTGGCAGATGCCTCATTTCTGGATGCTGGCCGAAGCCAATGCCGATGA
- a CDS encoding carboxypeptidase-like regulatory domain-containing protein encodes MIMKKLCALLQIFCFVGVFSVALASPFDVNTTVVATSSSNPGAIEAVGTVTQWIKGKEVPLSLATVLIGTNLSLKAQGSTDVVSNAKGIVAEVTTNKAGVFSAKIPAGTYSVILWKKGYVPATYSMKVPGTFKGTISVDNQVGATGRHVNLLKK; translated from the coding sequence ATGATCATGAAAAAGTTGTGTGCATTATTACAGATTTTTTGTTTTGTAGGCGTGTTCTCTGTGGCCCTGGCGAGTCCCTTTGACGTGAATACCACTGTCGTTGCGACCTCTTCATCAAACCCAGGTGCGATTGAAGCCGTGGGTACTGTTACTCAATGGATCAAAGGCAAGGAAGTCCCGCTTTCACTTGCAACCGTTCTGATTGGAACAAATCTTTCCCTCAAGGCTCAAGGAAGCACCGACGTTGTTTCCAATGCCAAAGGAATCGTGGCTGAAGTCACGACCAACAAGGCCGGTGTTTTTTCCGCGAAGATTCCCGCAGGCACCTATTCCGTTATTCTGTGGAAAAAAGGCTACGTGCCTGCCACCTATTCGATGAAGGTTCCGGGCACTTTCAAGGGGACCATCTCGGTTGACAATCAGGTTGGAGCCACTGGCCGGCACGTGAATCTTTTGAAGAAATGA
- a CDS encoding universal stress protein, with amino-acid sequence MKLPGFKTFLVPVNNSEAGRRAKRYAIALAKQCGAKVVLFHAHGLISGRISPDGREQIIRRNLEEMGKIFAIFVDGCREAGVEFEIVVEQGATADAIIKAASEHDCDMIIMGTKGNASARKILGSLTDTVSKQSSVPVVVVGEECECSNSCGSSCLHKWRFAPAANLQHAC; translated from the coding sequence ATGAAATTGCCTGGTTTCAAAACTTTTCTGGTTCCGGTGAACAACAGCGAAGCCGGCCGTCGTGCCAAACGCTATGCCATCGCGCTGGCCAAACAGTGCGGGGCGAAAGTTGTCCTTTTCCACGCCCACGGCCTAATCAGCGGACGCATCAGCCCCGATGGACGCGAGCAAATCATCCGCAGGAATCTGGAAGAAATGGGCAAGATTTTCGCCATCTTCGTGGATGGTTGCAGAGAAGCCGGGGTCGAGTTTGAAATCGTGGTCGAACAGGGCGCGACAGCCGACGCCATCATCAAGGCTGCAAGCGAGCACGACTGCGACATGATCATCATGGGCACCAAGGGCAATGCCTCGGCGCGCAAGATTCTCGGATCCCTGACGGACACGGTCAGCAAGCAAAGCTCCGTGCCAGTGGTCGTGGTCGGCGAGGAATGCGAATGCTCCAACTCCTGCGGCAGTTCGTGCCTGCACAAGTGGCGTTTCGCTCCCGCCGCCAATTTGCAGCACGCCTGCTGA
- a CDS encoding CGGC domain-containing protein, with protein MEKILIVGCKNTMDDVCIGCSRCLVAFNRRQGIFEIYEDTDAEIVGMVGCGGCPAPAIVTRLMQVKLWNAPMNEKPTVIHIAPCIAEQCPHKEEIIKKITAKAGIRVIEGTHPYVPKDIFA; from the coding sequence GTGGAGAAGATTCTGATCGTGGGGTGCAAGAACACCATGGACGATGTTTGCATTGGCTGTTCACGCTGTCTGGTGGCTTTCAACAGAAGACAGGGTATCTTTGAAATCTACGAGGACACCGACGCCGAGATCGTTGGCATGGTTGGCTGCGGCGGCTGTCCGGCACCGGCCATCGTGACCAGGCTCATGCAGGTCAAGCTCTGGAACGCGCCCATGAACGAAAAGCCCACGGTGATCCACATCGCGCCCTGCATAGCCGAGCAGTGTCCGCACAAGGAAGAGATCATCAAGAAAATCACGGCCAAGGCAGGCATCCGTGTCATCGAAGGAACACATCCCTACGTTCCCAAGGACATCTTCGCCTGA